In Larimichthys crocea isolate SSNF chromosome VI, L_crocea_2.0, whole genome shotgun sequence, one genomic interval encodes:
- the LOC104940039 gene encoding myosin heavy chain, fast skeletal muscle-like has product MSGDAEMECFGPAAIYLRKSERERIEAQNLPFDAKTAYYVAEPAEMYLKGKLVKKEGGKATVEVQGGKTLTVKDDDIFPMNPPKFDKIEDMAMMTHLSEPSVLYNLKERYAAWMIYTYSGLFCVTVNPYKWLPVYDSVVVSGYRGKKRIEAPPHIFSISDNAYQFMLQDRENQSILITGESGAGKTVNTKRVIQYFATIAVAGGKKAEQVSGKMQGSLEDQIIAANPLLEAYGNAKTVRNDNSSRFGKFIRIHFGTTGKLASADIETYLLEKSRVTFQLSAERSYHIFYQLMTGHKSELIEALLITTNPYDYPMISQGEITVKSINDVEEFIATDTAIDILGFTAEEKISIYKLTGAVVHHGNMKFKQKQREEQAEPDGTEVADKIAYLMGLNSADMLKALCYPRVKVGNEMVVKGQTVPQVHNSVMALCKSVYEKMFLWMVVRINEMLDTKQPRNFFIGVLDIAGFEIFDFNSLEQLCINFTNEKLQQFFNHHMFVLEQEEYKKEGIEWEFIDFGMDLAACIELIEKPMGIFSILEEECMFPKASDVTFKNKLYDQHLGKSAPFQKPKPAKGKAEAHFSLVHYAGTVDYNVTGWLDKNKDPLNDSVVQLYQKSSVKLLVHLYASHASTEDAKGGGKKGGKKKGGSFQTVSALFRENLGKLMTNLRSTHPHFVRCLIPNESKTPGLMENFLVIHQLRCNGVLEGIRICRKGFPSRILYGDFKQRYKVLNASVIPEGQFIDNKKASEKLLESISVDKSQYRFGHTKVFFKAGLLGTLEEMRDEKLVELVTMTQAVCRGFVMRREFAKMMQRRESIYSIQYNIRSFMNVKTWPWMKLYFRIKPLLKSAETEKEMAQMKEDFEKMKEDLAKALSKKKELEEKMVSLLQEKNDLELQIQSEGETLSDAEERCEGLIKAKIQLEAKVKETTERLEDEEEVNAELTAKKRKLEDECSELKKDIDDLELTLAKVEKEKHATENKVKNLVEEMASQDETIAKLTKEKKALQEAQQQTLDDLQAEEDKVNTLTKAKAKLEQQVDDLEGSLEQEKKLRMDLERSKRKLEGDLKLAHESIMDLENDKQQSDEKIKKRDFEISHLLSRIEDEQALGIQLQKKIKELQARIEELEEEIEAERAARAKVEKQRSDLSRELEEISERLEEAGGATSVQIEMNKKREAEFQKLRRDLEESTLQHEATAAALRKKQADSVAELGEQIDNLQRVKQKLEKEKSEYKMEIDDLSSNMEAIAKSKGNLEKMCRSIEDQLSELKAKNDEHVRQLNDMNVQRSRLMTENGEFGHQLEEKESLVSQLTRGKQAFIHQIEELKRHLEEEVKAKNALAHAVQSSRHDCDLLREQYEEEQEAKCELQRAMSKANSEVAQWRAKYETDAIQRTEELEEAKKKLAQRLQEAEESTEAVNAKCASLEKTKQRLQGEVEDLMIDVERANALASVLDKKQRNFDKVLAEWKQKYEESQAELEGSQKEARALSTEMFKMKNSYEETLDHLETLKRENKNLQQEITDLTEHIGESGKTIHELEKGKKTAECEKADIQTALEEAEATLEHEESKILRVQLELTQVKSEIDRKLAEKDEEIEQIKRNSQRVIETMQSTLDAEIRSRNDALRVKKKMEGDLNELEIQLSHANRQAAEAQKQLRNVQGQLKDAQLHLDEAIRGQAEMKEQVAMVERRNNLMLAEIEELRAALEQTERSRKVAEQELVDASERVGLLHSQNTNLINTKRKLEADLVQIQGEVEDAVQEARNAEEKAKKAITDAAMMAEELKKEQDTSSHLERMKKNLEVTVKDLQHRLDEAENLAMKGGKKQLQKLEARVRELESEVDAEQKRGAEAVKGVRKYERRVKELTYQTEEDKKNIARLQDLVDKLQLKVKSYKRQSEEAEEQANTHLSRYRKAQHEMEEAQERADIAESQVNKLRAKSREIGRGKEQE; this is encoded by the exons ATGAGTGGGGACGCTGAAATGGAGTGTTTTGGCCCGGCAGCCATATACCTCCGAAAATCTGAAAGGGAGAGAATCGAGGCTCAGAACCTTCCCTTTGATGCCAAAACAGCTTACTATGTGGCAGAACCCGCTGAGATGTATTTGAAGGGCAAACTAGTGAAGAAGGAGGGTGGCAAAGCCACAGTTGAAGTTCAGGGTGGAAAG ACCCTCACTGTGAAGGATGATGACATCTTCCCCATGAACCCTCCAAAGTTCGATAAGATTGAGGACATGGCCATGATGACCCACCTCAGTGAACCCTCTGTGCTGTATAACCTCAAAGAGCGCTATGCAGCATGGATGATCTAT ACCTACTCTGGGCTCTTCTGCGTCACTGTGAACCCCTACAAGTGGCTCCCAGTGTATGATAGTGTGGTTGTATCAGGATACAGAGGCAAGAAGAGGATTGAGGCTCCACCCCAcatcttctccatctctgaTAACGCCTATCAGTTCATGCTCCAAG ATCGTGAGAATCAGTCAATCCTGATCAC TGGAGAATCTGGTGCAGGAAAGACTGTCAACACCAAGCGTGTCATCCAGTACTTTGCGACAATCGCAGTGGCTGGAGGAAAGAAGGCAGAGCAAGTTTCTGGAAAAATGCAG GGGTCGCTGGAGGATCAAATCATTGCAGCCAACCCCCTGCTGGAGGCTTATGGTAATGCCAAAACTGTGAGGAATGACAACTCATCCCGCTTT GGTAAATTCATCAGAATCCACTTTGGAACAACTGGAAAGTTGGCTTCAGCTGATATCGAAACAT ATCTGCTGGAGAAGTCTAGAGTGACGTTCCAGCTGTCTGCTGAGAGGAGCTACCACATCTTCTACCAGCTCATGACAGGCCACAAATCTGAGCTGATAG AGGCTCTCCTTATTACCACCAACCCATACGACTATCCCATGATCAGTCAGGGTGAAATCACTGTCAAGAGTATCAATGACGTTGAGGAGTTCATTGCCACAGAT ACTGCCATCGACATCCTGGGCTTCACTGCAGAAGAGAAGATAAGCATTTACAAGCTGACTGGAGCTGTGGTGCATCACGGAAACATGAAGTTTAAGCAGAAGCAGCGTGAAGAGCAGGCCGAGCCCGATGGCACTGAGG tgGCTGATAAAATCGCCTACCTCATGGGCCTGAACTCTGCTGATATGCTCAAGGCTTTATGTTACCCAAGAGTGAAGGTTGGCAATGAAATGGTGGTTAAAGGTCAAACTGTGCCACAG GTGCATAATTCAGTGATGGCTCTCTGCAAGTCTGTCTATGAGAAAATGTTCTTGTGGATGGTCGTCAGAATTAATGAGATGTTGGATACAAAGCAGCCCAGAAACTTTTTCATCGGTGTCCTGGACATCGCAGGGTTTGAAATCTTTGAT TTCAACAGCTTGGAGCAGCTGTGCATCAACTTCACCAATGAAAAACTGCAACAGTTTTTCAACCACCACATGTTTGTCCTGGAGCAAGAAGAGTACAAGAAAGAGGGAATTGAGTGGGAGTTCATTGACTTCGGTATGGACTTGGCTGCCTGCATTGAGCTGATTGAGAAG CCAATGGGCATCTTCTCCATCCTTGAAGAGGAGTGCATGTTCCCCAAGGCTTCAGACGTCACCTTCAAGAACAAACTGTATGATCAGCATCTTGGTAAAAGTGCCCCCTTCCAGAAACCCAAACCTGCCAAAGGCAAAGCTGAGGCTCATTTCTCCCTTGTGCACTATGCTGGCACTGTTGATTACAATGTCACTGGCTGGCTGGACAAGAACAAGGACCCCCTGAACGACTCAGTGGTTCAGCTCTACCAGAAGTCTTCAGTGAAGCTGTTGGTTCACCTCTATGCATCACATGCCTCAACAGAAG atgctAAAGGTGGTGGAAAGAAAGGTGGCAAGAAGAAGGGTGGCTCCTTCCAAACAGTATCAGCTCTCTTCAGG GAAAACCTGGGCAAGCTGATGACCAACTTAAGGAGCACTCATCCCCACTTTGTGCGTTGTCTGATTCCCAATGAATCAAAAACACCAG GTCTCATGGAGAACTTCCTGGTCATCCACCAGCTGAGGTGTAACGGTGTGCTGGAAGGTATCAGGATCTGCAGGAAAGGTTTCCCCAGCAGAATCCTCTACGGTGACTTCAAGCAGAG ATACAAAGTATTGAACGCTAGTGTCATCCCTGAGGGACAATTCATTGACAACAAGAAGGCCTCAGAGAAACTACTGGAATCCATAAGCGTTGACAAATCACAGTACAGATTTGGACATACCAAG GTATTCTTCAAGGCTGGACTGCTGGGTACACTtgaggagatgagagatgagaAGCTGGTTGAGCTGGTCACAATGACTCAGGCTGTCTGCAGAGGTTTCGTGATGAGACGCGAATTTGCCAAAATGATGCAGAGGAG GGAATCTATTTACTCCATCCAGTACAACATCCGTTCATTCATGAATGTCAAAACCTGGCCATGGATGAAGCTGTACTTCAGAATAAAGCCTCTGCTGAAGAGTGCAGAGACTGAAAAGGAGATGGCTCAAATGAAAGAGGACTTTGAAAAGATGAAGGAGGACCTAGCAAAGGCTCTGTCTAAGAAGAAGGAACTGGAGGAGAAGATGgtttctctgctgcaggagaAGAATGACCTTGAGCTACAAATTCAGTCt GAAGGTGAAACCCTCAGTGATGCAGAGGAAAGGTGTGAGGGGCTCATTAAAGCAAAAATCCAGCTTGAGGCCAAAGTCAAAGAGACGACTGAGAGActggaggacgaggaagaggtcaatgctgagctgaccgcaaagaagaggaagctggaggaCGAGTGCTCCGAGTTGAAGAAGGACATTGATGACTTGGAGCTCACTCTGGCCAAAGTGGAAAAGGAGAAACATGCCACTGAGAACAAG GTTAAAAACCTGGTTGAGGAAATGGCTTCTCAAGATGAGACTATTGCCAAGTTGACCAAAGAGAAGAAAGCCCTCCAAGAGGCCCAACAGCAGACCCTCGATGATCTGCAggcagaggaagacaaagtCAACACTCTGACAAAGGCCAAGGCCAAGCTGGAGCAACAAGTGGATGAT CTTGAAGGTTCTCTGGAGCAAGAGAAGAAGCTCCGTATGGATCTTGAGCGATCAAAAAGGAAGCTTGAAGGAGATCTGAAACTGGCCCATGAATCCATAATGGATCTGGAGAATGACAAGCAGCAGtctgatgagaaaataaagaa GAGGGACTTTGAGATCAGCCACCTTCTCAGCAGGATAGAAGATGAACAGGCCCTTGGTATTCAACTTCAAAAGAAAATCAAGGAACTGCAG GCTCGTATcgaggagctggaggaagagaTTGAGGCTGAGCGAGCTGCTCGGGCCAAGGTGGAGAAGCAGAGGTCTGATCTCTCCAGGGAACTTGAGGAGATCAGCGAGAGGCTCGAAGAAGCCGGCGGAGCAACATCTGTTCAGATTGAGATGAACAAGAAGCGTGAGGCCGAGTTTCAGAAGCTGCGTCGTGATCTCGAAGAGTCCACCCTGCAGCATGAAGCCACCGCTGCAGCTCTTCGCAAGAAGCAGGCCGACAGTGTGGCAGAGCTGGGAGAACAAATCGATAACCTCCAGAGAGTCAAACAGaagctggagaaagagaaaagcgaGTACAAGATGGAGATCGATGACCTCTCCAGCAATATGGAGGCTATTGCCAAATCAAAG GGTAACCTGGAGAAAATGTGCCGCTCTATTGAGGATCAACTAAGCGAATTAAAGGCCAAGAATGACGAACATGTGCGTCAGTTAAATGATATGAATGTTCAGAGATCAAGACTGATGACTGAAAATG GAGAATTTGGTCATCAGTTGGAAGAAAAGGAGTCTCTTGTTTCACAGCTTACGAGGGGAAAACAGGCTTTTATTCACCAAATTGAGGAGCTAAAAAGGCACCTTGAGGAAGAAGTTAAG GCCAAGAACGCCCTGGCTCATGCCGTTCAGTCATCCCGCCATGACTGCGACCTGCTCAGAGAGCAgtatgaggaggagcaggaggccaAGTGTGAGCTGCAGCGTGCCATGTCCAAGGCCAACAGCGAGGTGGCTCAGTGGAGAGCCAAATACGAGACTGATGCCATTCAGCGCAccgaggagctggaggaggcaaA GAAAAAGCTTGCCCAGCGTCTTCAGGAAGCAGAGGAATCCACTGAGGCTGTGAATGCAAAATGTGCCTCTCTGGAAAAGACCAAGCAGAGACTGCAGGGTGAAGTGGAAGACCTCATGATCGATGTGGAGAGAGCCAATGCTCTGGCTTCTGTCCTCGACAAGAAGCAAAGGAACTTTGATAAG GTTCTTGCAGAATGGAAGCAGAAGTATGAGGAGAGCcaggcagagctggagggaTCTCAGAAGGAGGCTCGTGCTTTAAGCACAGAGATGTTCAAGATGAAAAATTCATATGAAGAAACTCTGGACCACCTGGAGACCCTGAAGAGGGAGAACAAGAACCTGCAGC aggAAATCACAGATTTGACTGAACATATCGGCGAATCAGGAAAGACAATTCATGAACTGGAAAAGGGCAAGAAGACGGCAGAGTGTGAGAAAGCAGACATCCAGACTGCATTAGAGGAGGCAGAg GCTACACTGGAGCACGAGGAATCAAAGATCCTCCGTGTCCAGCTGGAGCTCACCCAAGTCAAGAGTGAAATTGACAGGAAACTTGCAGAGAAGGACGAGGAGATTGAGCAGATCAAGAGGAACAGCCAGAGAGTGATTGAGACCATGCAGAGCACTTTGGATGCTGAGATCAGGAGCAGAAACGATGCCCTGAGAGtcaagaagaagatggagggagaccTCAATGAGCTGGAGATTCAGCTGAGCCACGCCAACAGGCAGGCAGCTGAAGCCCAGAAACAGCTGAGGAACGTCCAGGGACAGCTTAAG GATGCCCAACTGCACCTTGATGAAGCTATTAGAGGTCAGGCAGAGATGAAGGAGCAGGTTGCCATGGTGGAGCGCAGGAACAACCTGATGCTGGCTGAGATCGAGGAGCTGAGAGCTGCTctggagcagacagagagaagccgCAAAGTGGCTGAACAGGAGCTGGTTGATGCCAGCGAGCGTGTGGGACTACTGCACTCTCAG AACACAAATCTCATAAACACCAAAAGGAAGTTGGAAGCTGACCTTGTTCAGATCCAAGGTGAAGTGGAAGATGCTGTGCAGGAAGCAAGAAACGCTGAAGAAAAGGCCAAGAAGGCCATCACTGAT GCTGCCATGATGGCTGAAGAGCTGAAGAAGGAGCAGGACACCAGCTCTCATttggagaggatgaagaagaacctGGAGGTGACGGTGAAGGACCTGCAGCACCGCCTTGATGAAGCTGAGAATCTGGCCATGAAGGGTGGCAAGAAGCAGCTCCAGAAACTGGAGGCTAGG GTCCGAGAGCTCGAGTCTGAGGTCGATGCTGAGCAGAAACGCGGAGCTGAAGCTGTGAAAGGTGTCCGCAAATATGAACGCAGAGTGAAGGAACTGACTTACCAG ACCGAGGAGGACAAGAAGAACATTGCCCGACTTCAGGATCTGGTGGAcaagctgcagctgaaagtgAAATCCTACAAGAGGCAATCTGAAGAAGCT GAGGAGCAGGCCAACACTCACCTGTCCAGATACAGGAAGGCGCAGCATGAGATGGAGGAGGCTCAGGAGAGAGCTGACATCGCCGAGTCTCAGGTCAACAAGCTGAGAGCAAAGAGTCGTGAAATCGGCAGG GGAAAGGAGCAAGAATGA